AGTTTATTAAACGTGCTTTACCAGTGGCTTTTGCATTGGAATACAATCCAAACTAATACCTCTTGGTGAATAATAGGTGGATAGTTTCTCCCCTATAAACCCACATGAGCGATAGAAAGGCGCCGCATTTATGGTGGATTCTAATTTCAGCAATAATAGGCCGTTTTCTTTAGCTAAGTTTTCCAAAAAAGTAAGCATCTGCTTTGCCGCACCTATTCCACAGTACTCAGGATCAACAAAAATAGCATCAACCATACCTGTTTCGATATTGAGCTTACCACTACCAATAACTCGCCCATCAGTGACAGAAACATAGAAAGTTTCCATTACATCTTGAATGAATCCGTCAGACACTCCCCCATCAGTCCACAATGAAAGCTGTTCTTTACTGTAGTACGCTGAGAATTTATCTAAGATTGCGCGGCTTCTCAACTCACAAATTAAAACCGCATCTGCTTGGATTGCTTTCCTTATTGTGATCACTAAACTTCTCCCTAAGAAGTCAGATAAATAAACTAAACCTGATTCTTTACTTTTCTTTTGGTAGAGAGTATTCACATAACTCTTAATAAAGTAATTAGCACACTTCTACATAATCTAAAGTTCAAACGTAGAATGTTCGTAGGCAAATAAATACCAACTTATTCAGATGTGTATTATTTACCACGACTAATTTCAGAGCCTGTTGACCGACAATAGAAACAAGCCCACAGCGTATTATCCTTGTTTAATTACTCTGTTATATGTTCTAAGCACCTAACAAATCAAGGTGTTTTAGCTTTTTGTAGCGTAACGCCATAGATATACAGTGTGACAACTCTTTAGTTGGTACATCGTCGCCAAGCTTAAATATTAATGCCCGATTACCTTCATACTCAAAGGCATTTCCGTATACCTCTTTAAAGGTATCAACTAAGGTTGTTTGGCAGTGGAAGTAAATACGATATTCATTTGGGGATTTGGGTTTCCAGTCATATCTAATAGTACTTCCAATTTTAGAAATATAACTTGGCTCTCCCCACTTTAGTGTTTCGATTAAATCAGCAATCCCATGTTCAT
This genomic window from Photobacterium angustum contains:
- a CDS encoding GNAT family N-acetyltransferase, whose protein sequence is MITIRKAIQADAVLICELRSRAILDKFSAYYSKEQLSLWTDGGVSDGFIQDVMETFYVSVTDGRVIGSGKLNIETGMVDAIFVDPEYCGIGAAKQMLTFLENLAKENGLLLLKLESTINAAPFYRSCGFIGEKLSTYYSPRGISLDCIPMQKPLVKHV
- a CDS encoding DUF1801 domain-containing protein produces the protein MDLSVAQKFETYPDEVSESLLVIRSLIINTANEHGIADLIETLKWGEPSYISKIGSTIRYDWKPKSPNEYRIYFHCQTTLVDTFKEVYGNAFEYEGNRALIFKLGDDVPTKELSHCISMALRYKKLKHLDLLGA